In the Candidatus Aenigmatarchaeota archaeon genome, GGTTTTCGTTATCCCATTCCTGACTCTTCTTCATATACCTATAAAAACGAATCCGAAGATTTTACCATTTATAGCTTCCCTGATTCTTCTTGGACTTTTTCTCAGAACGTACGATGTGGTTTATTTTCAAGTCGTTAAATCTGATCAACCTGTTTTCGGGTGGATTGAGTTTGTCGTGATAGCTGGTTTTATCTCTCTCACATATATAGTGTCTAAATTCTACTTGTACAAAGTCAGTGCTTTCCCAATATATGAATCTCAAAACTTCTGAAGGTGTCTATTGTAGCTTACCAAGTTTCAAATTTTTGATACATTTTCATAACTGTTCAAAAGCTGAAAACCTTTTAGATACACTAACTTCTAATCCTTAAAAGTGCCTATTTTACAAAGAAAGGATTGCCAAAAACTGATTAAATTTACAAAGAATTTTTTGATTTCAAGTAAATTAAACCTTCTTGGAGGTGTTCTAATAAGGGTACCCCCATAAGAATCTTGTAAAATAAACAAGATCTGAAATCAAAAAATCCAGTATCTATGATGTTTCACTATTTGGGAAGTTATGTTGATCTTGTAATAGGAACAAAAGGAGGGAAGAATAAGCTTTTGCTTAATTATGAACACCCCTCAATTAATTATATATTGCTTTGTTACGAGGCTCTTGAGATTCTGAAATTGTAAATAGCTTGGAATTTTTTATAACAATACAATTTATAGATAATCAGATGAGATTATATAGAGATCTTTTTAGATTAGAGAATATAAGGAGGTATAGTTTTGAACTGACACTGATTAAAGAGATTATAGAGATACTTGTTAGATATCCTTATATATTAAAGATTGAAGGTCATCTTGGACTAAGAGAGGGAGCTTTTCTTTTTAGATGCGCATCGCGTATCTCAGAAAATGGAGTTGCTGTTGAGATAGGTTCGTTTAAAGGTAGATCAACAATGTTCATAGCCACGGGTTTGAAGAAGATCCCCGGATCGAAACTTTTTGCTATTGATACATTTGAAGGTTCTGAGATGCCAGATTGGGCAAGGGGTGATAGTAAAGATATATTTTCGGAGTTTCTCAAAAACACGGAAAAACTAAAAGATGTTATTGTCCCGATAAAGGGAAGATCTCAGGATGTAGTAAAGAATTGGGATAAGGAAATAGACTTTTTGTGGATTGATGGAGATCATTCATACGAGGGATGTTATACCGATATAATAAACTGGGTACCTTTTGTGAAAATTGGAGGAATTGTTGCCTTCCATGATTATCCTAACGCTTCTGGAGTTAACAAGGCAGTAAATGAAATATTCAAAAGGAAATTCGAAGGATCAGAAAATGGGAGAGTTTGTCTAATATATTGGGCTAAAAAAGGTAATCAAAAATAAGAAAGAACTGTGAATTTTGAAGGCTGAAGAACTTTGAGATAAATTTGTCAGAAAATTGTCTCTAGGAATGCTTTTGCTATTTTGCTTCTTTCGAGTTTGTT is a window encoding:
- a CDS encoding class I SAM-dependent methyltransferase, with product MRLYRDLFRLENIRRYSFELTLIKEIIEILVRYPYILKIEGHLGLREGAFLFRCASRISENGVAVEIGSFKGRSTMFIATGLKKIPGSKLFAIDTFEGSEMPDWARGDSKDIFSEFLKNTEKLKDVIVPIKGRSQDVVKNWDKEIDFLWIDGDHSYEGCYTDIINWVPFVKIGGIVAFHDYPNASGVNKAVNEIFKRKFEGSENGRVCLIYWAKKGNQK